In the Anastrepha obliqua isolate idAnaObli1 chromosome 1, idAnaObli1_1.0, whole genome shotgun sequence genome, one interval contains:
- the LOC129250724 gene encoding importin-9: protein MSLAFQNADSVKQALFEELQNLLSSDTSVLQSAEQKIKHLEYTEGYGVYLSELIMNQSFDLPLRQIACIMLTRYVENHWSDNDDVATDQAKRTIRNILPNGLYDPNSKIRSSVAHTISTIATTDWPTIWTELFDIIIKCLGGNEDSIHGAMQILNDFSYDEKQVKELGPVVISEVYRIFESEQNYSIKTRTSAIRILKSLFLSISINIADKNEQAAMMNSILNNFMEKLMHYLSMNSGTTSNFMLRTEIVKILTFLVTEMPKYIQPYMERILPIIWQLLTQIADVYVKVTVNQIEHNPFPISESAEDDELTNFSTMIIQIFEFIQCIICAGKFRSVIKNVLTDLIYIVIVYIQVPEEQIEDWNEDPEKFVDDEEEGGVELTIRLCGQDVLGALCDELGPKVLPALQEALGRHMNVAEAEKTARNPNWWKIQEACMVAVHSYRELILETEDQFDLLNYLKLVRNLLNCQDSAPLVGRALWTLSTYSRSKLYNPQMLEEILVATIQSLSSEKPIILKISAVRAIHGFVQAHQKSEGDKRTLIQGKLPGFVDGILEIIPGCKSSVLTLVLECLTTIITFDPSFAAQAQVKLIPLAIAVFLKYPEDPYILEIVQDLIKALLQNPMCLQPLQEKFIPTIVSILSLQGQQANTAKQDIALDVLTTIVRYSKAPLSAALVENSFPAMVHCVLRSDDNAVLVSGGECLRAFIFASPEQICSYKNGEGLNYIMQLTTMLLNPMNNEMTAGQVDRLVITIITKMGNMLGENVDLILKAVISKMQLAESLKVIMSLVVIFAHLFLTQMDAVLNFLSTVPGPTGEPAMQFVFSNWLARQTSFFGAFERKVTTMALCKLFEYGVTTQDNRLTSITVKEQVISDSPSTRVKTRSQAAAAQQWVTIPALVKIFKLLVNELAHLKEANLADYDEESEDDDDPSSGAGGDKPSGNSPPKPRFISDLYFNEDDEENTDDDQLTQELMKNPLFQTNMEENLTKFLQNFSNNEHFGMFVSHLNAAEKQVLKSIQVDVA from the exons ATGTCGCTTGCATTTCAAAATGCGGATTCTGTTAAACAAGCGCTCTTCGAGGAGTTACAAAATCTACTCAGCTCAGATACAAGCGTATTGCAGTCTGCCGAACAAAAGATCAAGCACCTCGAATATACAGAGG GTTATGGCGTCTACTTATCGGAGCTTATTATGAATCAGTCATTTGACCTGCCACTGCGTCAAATTGCCTGTATTATGCTTACGCGTTACGTGGAGAATCACTGGAGTGATAACGACGATGTGGCTACAGATCAAGCAAAGCGTACAATACGAAATATTTTGCCGAATGGATTATACGATCCCAATTCGAAGATACGTTCTTCGGTGGCGCATACTATATCAACAATCGCCACGACCGACTGGCCAACAATTTGGACCGAGTTATTcgatattataataaaatgtttgggtGGCAATGAAGACTCGATTCATGGTGCTATGCAGATACTAAACGACTTTTCGTATGATGAGAAGCAAGTCAAGGAGTTAGGGCCCGTTGTTATTTCCGAGGTTTACCGTATCTTTGAATCGGAACAGAACTACAGTATTAAGACGCGTACTTCAGCTATACGTATCTTGAAGTCACTCTTCTTGTCTATTAGCATAAATATTGCTGATAAAAACGAGCAGGCAGCAATGATGAACTcaattttaaacaatttcatGGAAAAATTAATGCACTATCTATCAATGAATAGCGGAACTACTTCGAATTTCATGCTCCGAAcagaaattgtgaaaa tattaacatttCTAGTAACAGAAATGCCGAAATATATCCAACCTTACATGGAACGCATACTACCAATTATATGGCAGCTACTCACACAAATCGCAGATGTTTACGTTAAAGTCACTGTTAATCAAATCGAGCACAATCCTTTTCCTATCTCAGAATCTGCTGAAGACGATGAACTCACAAACTTTTCGACAATGATTATTcaaatctttgaatttattcAATGTATTATTTGTGCTGGAAAATTCCGTTCTGTAATCAAGAATGTGTTAACCGATTTGATTTATATCGTAATTGTTTATATACAAGTGCCTGAAGAACAGATTGAAGACTGGAACGAAGATCCCGAAAAATTCGTGGATGACGAGGAGGAAGGCGGTGTGGAATTGACTATTAGGCTGTGTGGCCAAGATGTCCTCGGT GCCCTATGTGATGAGCTtggtcccaaagtactgccagcATTACAAGAAGCTCTCGGTCGGCATATGAATGTAGCGGAGGCTGAAAAAACTGCTCGCAACCCAAATTGGTGGAAAATTCAAGAAGCTTGCATGGTGGCTGTGCATTCATATCGCGAACTTATACTTGAGACTGAAGACCAATTCGATTTATTGAACTACCTTAAGCTCGTTCGCAATTTGCTGAACTGTCAGGACTCTGCTCCTTTGGTCGGACGTGCCTTGTGGACGCTTAGCACTTATTCGAGATCAAAACTTTACAACCCACAGATGTTGGAGGAGATTTTGGTAGCAACGATACAAAGCTTGTCATCTGAAAAGCCCATAATATTGAAGATAAGTGCAGTGAG AGCTATCCATGGATTTGTGCAAGCACACCAAAAGTCGGAAGGTGATAAGCGCACTTTGATTCAGGGAAAACTACCCGGTTTTGTTGATGGAATTCTAGAGATAATACCTGGTTGCAAATCATCAGTGCTAACACTTGTTTTGGAGTGTTTGACTACCATCATAACG TTTGATCCATCGTTTGCTGCTCAGGCACAAGTAAAACTCATTCCTTTAGCGATCGCAGTGTTCTTGAAATACCCCGAAGATCCGTATATTTTGGAAATCGTGCAAGATCTTATTAAAGCACTCTTACAAAATCCGATGTGTTTGCAGCCACTGCAGGAAAAATTCATACCGACTATTGTTAGTATCCTCTCGTTGCAAGGCCAGCAAGCAAACACCGCCAAGCAAGACATTGCTTTAGATGTTTTAACAACGATTGTGCGATATTCAAAAGCGCCATTGTCAGCAGCGCTGGTGGAGAATTCGTTCCCCGCAATGGTGCACTGCGTACTGCGTTCGGACGATAATGCCGTATTGGTGTCTGGCGGCGAATGCTTACGCGCTTTTATATTTGCTTCTCCCGAGCAGATATGCTCATACAAAAATGGTGAAGGCCTGAACTACATCATGCAATTGACCACAATGTTGCTGAATCCGATGAACAACGAAATGACTGCTGGCCAGGTCGATCGTTTGGTCATTACCATCATCACAAAAATGGGCAATATGCTGGGCGAGAATGTAGATCTAATTTTAAAGGCTGTAATCAGTAAAATGCAACTTGCGGAAAGCTTAAAAGTGATAATGAGTTTGGTGGTGATATTTGCGCATCTCTTCCTCACACAAATGGATGCAGTACTGAATTTCCTATCGACTGTGCCCGGCCCCACAGGCGAACCTGCTATGCAATTCGTGTTCAGCAATTGGTTAGCGCGACAAACTTCCTTTTTTGGAGCGTTTGAACGAAAG GTGACAACGATGGCACTTTGCAAACTTTTCGAATACGGTGTGACCACGCAAGATAATCGTCTTACTTCCATCACTGTTAAGGAACAAGTTATATCCGATTCGCCTAGCACGCGCGTGAAAACCAGATCACAAGCGGCGGCTGCCCAACAGTGGGTTACCATACCGGCGctagtgaaaatatttaaactacTTGTAAATGAGCTGGCTCATTTGAAAGAAGCAAATCTCGCCGATTACGATGAAGAATCTGAAGACGATGACGATCCGTCTAGTGGTGCAGGCGGCGATAAGCCCTCTGGAAATTCGCCACCAAAGCCACGCTTTATATCCGacttgtatttcaatgaagacGATGAGGAGAACACCGACGACGATCAACTTACCCAAGAGCTAATGAAGAATCCGTTATTCCAAACAAATATGGAGGAAAATCTTACGAAATTCTTGCAAAACTTCTCCAACAATGAACATTTCGGTATGTTCGTGAGCCATTTAAACGCAGCTGAAAAGCAAGTGCTCAAGTCTATACAAGTCGATGTAGCCTGA
- the LOC129246208 gene encoding transketolase-like protein 2 → MSYHKPEANTIQLLKDIAHRLRIDSITSTQASKSGHPTSCASIAEIMSVLFFNTLRLNLKFPRDPSSDRFVLSKGHSAPILYAAWAEAGLFPVEDLQNLRKIDSDLEGHPTPRLNFIDVGTGSLGQGVAVAAGMAYVGKNYDKADYRTYVVVGDGESAEGSIWESLHFAGHYKLDNLCVIFDVNRLGQSEPTSLQHQMEIYRKRLDAFGFHALVVDGHDVEELCKAFHEASITKNKPTAIIAKTYKGKFFPNIEDLDNWHGKPLGDKANEVIKHLEGLIVNSNATIPPKSPSKSKPAPVVDITNVKLSSPPNYKMGEQVATRLAYGTALAKIAQNNDRVIALDGDTKNSTFSDKLKKIFPERYIECFIAEQNLVGVAIGTACRDRTIAFVSTFATFFTRAFDQIRMGAISQTNVNFVGSHCGVSIGEDGPSQMGLEDIAMFRAIPGSTVFYPSDAVSCERAVELAANTKGVCFIRTSRPNTAVIYGNDEVLQIGKGKVVKQSPKDQVLLIGAGITLYECLNAAAQLEKSGVHARVIDPFTIKPLDAELIIENGQAVGGRVVVVEDHYQQGGLGEAVLSVLAEQRDFVVKHLYVPGVPRSGPPNVLIDMFGISARNVVNAVGAVLKL, encoded by the exons CCATCCAACATCATGTGCCTCCATTGCCGAGATCATGTCGGTTTTGTTCTTCAACACCTTACGCTTGAACTTGAAATTCCCACGCGATCCATCAAGCGATCGTTTTGTGCTGTCCAAGGGTCATTCTGCTCCCATCCTCTATGCCGCCTGGGCTGAGGCTGGTCTCTTCCCCGTTGAGGATTTGCAGAACTTGCGTAAAATTGACAGCGATCTTGAGGGTCATCCAACACCACGTTTGAATTTCATCGATGTCGGTACCGGCTCTCTGGGTCAAGGTGTTGCCGTTGCTGCTGGCATGGCATACGTTGGCAAGAACTACGACAAGGCCGACTACAG AACCTACGTGGTCGTGGGTGATGGAGAGTCTGCTGAAGGTTCTATTTGGGAATCACTGCACTTTGCTGGCCACTACAAGTTGGATAACTTGTGCGTCATTTTCGACGTCAATCGTTTGGGTCAATCTGAGCCAACCTCGCTGCAACATCAGATGGAAATTTATCGCAAGCGCTTGGATGCTTTCGGCTTTCACGCTTTGGTTGTCGACGGACACGATGTTGAAGAGTTGTGCAAGGCTTTCCATGAAGCTTCCATAACCAAAAACAAGCCCACTGCCATCATTGCGAAAACGTACAAGGGTAAATTCTTCCCCAACATTGAAGATTTGGACAACTGGCATGGCAAACCGTTGGGCGATAAAGCCAACGAAGTCATCAAGCACTTGGAGGGACTAATTGTTAATAGTAACGCCACTATTCCACCCAAAAGTCCAAGTAAGTCAAAACCTGCACCTGTAGTGGACATCACCAACGTGAAATTGTCTTCACCACCAAACTACAAGATGGGCGAGCAAGTTGCCACCCGTTTGGCTTATGGTACTGCCTTGGCTAAAATCGCCCAAAACAATGATCGCGTCATCGCTTTGGATGGTGACACCAAGAATTCGACTTTCTCCGATAAGTTGAAGAAGATATTCCCCGAACGCTACATTGAGTGCTTCATCGCCGAACAGAATCTCGTGGGTGTTGCCATTGGTACCGCATGCCGTGACCGTACCATTGCCTTCGTTTCAACTTTTGCCACCTTCTTCACACGCGCCTTCGATCAAATTCGTATGGGTGCCATTTCACAGACAAATGTTAATTTTGTTGGTTCTCACTGCGGTGTGAGCATCGGTGAGGATGGCCCCTCTCAGATGGGTCTTGAAGATATTGCTATGTTCCGCGCTATTCCCGGTAGCACCGTGTTCTATCCCTCTGATGCTGTCAGCTGCGAGCGCGCCGTCGAATTGGCAGCCAACACAAAAGGTGTGTGCTTCATTCGCACATCGCGTCCCAATACTGCCGTCATCTATGGAAACGACGAAGTGCTCCAGATCGGTAAGGGTAAAGTGGTGAAGCAATCACCCAAGGATCAAGTGCTGTTAATCGGTGCCGGTATTACCCTCTACGAATGTCTTAATGCTGCTGCTCAACTTGAAAAGAGCGGCGTGCATGCGCGTGTTATCGATCCATTCACCATTAAGCCACTGGATGCTGAACTTATTATCGAGAATGGACAGGCTGTTGGCGGCCGCGTTGTGGTCGTTGAGGATCACTACCAGCAAGGTGGTCTAGGTGAGGCTGTACTGAGTGTGCTGGCCGAACAACGTGACTTTGTGGTGAAGCATTTGTACGTGCCCGGAGTACCACGCTCAGGCCCACCAAATGTGCTCATCGACATGTTCGGCATTTCAGCACGCAATGTCGTCAACGCTGTTGGGGCTGTGCTGAAGTTGTAA